A portion of the Salminus brasiliensis chromosome 9, fSalBra1.hap2, whole genome shotgun sequence genome contains these proteins:
- the shha gene encoding sonic hedgehog protein, translating into MMLLARSALLAALTLSLALACGPGRGYGRRKHPKKLTPLAYKQFIPNVAEKTLGASGRYEGKITRNSERFKELIPNYNPDIIFKDEENTGADRLMTQRCKDKLNSLAISVMNQWPGVKLRVTEGWDEDGHHFEESLHYEGRAVDITTSDRDKSKYGTLSRLAVEAGFDWVYYESKAHIHCSVKAENSVAAKSGGCFPGTSHVRLKDGRRKALKDLKPGDAVLAADESGKLVYSDFLMFTDRDPTTTRVFYVIETKAPVQKITLTAAHLIFVLNNSTQHGNTDANHIQAMTATFASEVRPGQKVLVVDGGDGGRLNPVVVERIYTEEHTGSYAPVTSHGTIVVDHVLASCYAVIQDHRLAHWAFTPVRLAHGLSSFLLPQSSQQSNSTAQPDGIHWYSRLLYRMGTWLLDKRELHPLGMPLRSS; encoded by the exons ATGATGCTGCTGGCCAGATCGGCTCTCCTGGCCGCGCTCACGCTCTCCCTCGCGCTGGCCTGCGGCCCGGGCCGGGGCTACGGGCGCCGGAAGCACCCTAAGAAGCTCACGCCGCTCGCCTACAAGCAGTTCATCCCGAACGTGGCCGAGAAGACGCTGGGCGCGAGCGGCAGGTACGAGGGCAAGATCACGCGGAATTCCGAGCGCTTCAAGGAGCTCATCCCCAACTACAACCCTGACATCATCTTTAAGGACGAGGAGAACACGGGCGCGGACCGCCTCATGACTCAG AGATGCAAAGACAAGCTGAACTCTCTGGCCATCTCCGTGATGAACCAGTGGCCGGGGGTCAAGCTGAGGGTCACCGAAGGCTGGGACGAAGACGGACACCACTTCGAGGAATCCCTGCACTACGAAGGTCGGGCCGTGGACATCACCACCTCCGACAGGGACAAGAGCAAATACGGAACGCTTTCCCGGCTGGCCGTGGAGGCCGGGTTTGACTGGGTTTATTACGAGTCCAAGGCCCACATCCACTGCTCGGTCAAAGCAG AAAACTCGGTGGCTGCCAAGTCCGGCGGCTGTTTCCCCGGCACTTCGCATGTCCGGCTGAAGGACGGAAGGCGGAAGGCCCTGAAGGATCTGAAGCCCGGAGATGCGGTGCTAGCAGCGGACGAATCGGGAAAGCTGGTCTACAGCGACTTCTTAATGTTCACGGACCGAGACCCCACCACCACACGGGTGTTCTACGTGATAGAAACCAAAGCACCCGTCCAAAAGATCACCCTGACCGCAGCCCACCTGATCTTCGTCCTCAACAACTCCACCCAGCACGGTAACACTGATGCTAATCACATCCAGGCCATGACCGCCACCTTCGCGAGCGAGGTCCGACCCGGACAGAAGGTGCTGGTGGTGGACGGCGGCGACGGAGGCCGGCTGAACCCTGTGGTCGTGGAGAGGATATACACGGAGGAACACACAGGCTCCTACGCGCCGGTCACGTCCCACGGCACCATCGTCGTGGACCACGTGCTGGCGTCTTGCTATGCGGTCATCCAGGACCACAGGCTAGCCCACTGGGCCTTCACCCCGGTCAGGTTAGCCCACGGCCTGTCCTCGTTTTTACTCCCGCAGAGCTCCCAGCAGTCAAACTCGACCGCACAGCCGGACGGGATCCACTGGTACTCCCGGCTTCTGTACCGGATGGGGACTTGGCTCTTGGACAAGCGTGAGCTCCATCCGCTGGGCATGCCCTTGAGGTCCAGCTGA